The Macaca fascicularis isolate 582-1 chromosome 14, T2T-MFA8v1.1 genome contains the following window.
TGGGAATGGGGCCGGTGGCTTTCAGGCCTGTTAGAACTTTGAgtccagggccaggcacggtggctcacgcctgtaatcccagcactttgggaggctgaggtgggcggatcatgaggtcaggagatcgagaccatcctggctaacatggtgaaaccccgtctctcctaaaaatacaaaaaattagccgggcgtggtggctgtgatcctggctactcaggaggctgaggcaggagaatggcatgaacccgggaggtggagcttgcagtgagctgagatcgagccactgcactccagcctgggcgacagagccagactccgtctcaaaaaaaaaaaagacctttgaGTCCAGGACCAAAACCACATTTTTATGCAAAACACCCTTGCAACTTCTTCTTTCAAAGTGTCCAGAAAAGGGGACGGGGGGTGACTGAAGGAAGTTGTTCAATGTATTCAGCCCTGTGTGAGATGTGGACATAAAATTCTTTCTGCATTTTTACCACTATTGTCATCATAAATGGTTATTTAGAACTGCACATTGATTGTGTCTCAGGGGTTCTCAGAACCGGCATTCAGCAGAATAGAACTTAATAAATGCTGATTCAGGGATGCAGAATCGAACACACTCGTGCTATCAACCTGTAAAACAATCTCCTGAATCCTCCCACAGTGCTCGTAGGGGCAAGTTCTGGGCCCTCAAAAGATCTGGCACTGGCAATAAGCAATCTAGGACAGAATGACATCAAAGTTGCCACGGGAAGGCCCTGTTAGGATTTGCACGGGGAAGGGCGGCGGAAGGGtgtccaggcagaggaaacaggaaATGTGGCCAGGAAGCAGAGTTCATGTGAGGgtcaggaagggaggggagaaagaaagaaggcggGAGAGAGAATACCAGAGGTCTGAGCTGCGGCCACCACACAGGCCTGGAATTCTACCACAGGGAATTTGGTGGGTGCCTCTAAAGGGCTTTAACCTGCAATTAATGACACGGTTGCTGAATGGCTCCTGTGGGCGAGGGAATAGGTGGTTTGGGGGGCACATGGGTTGGAGGCCCATGGAGATACCAGGTGAGAAATGGCACTGGCTCTAGGGCACTAGCGGTGGGATGAAAGCAGGTGGATCTGAGCCCCCTCAGGGGGTGGGACAGCGGAAACTTGGTAGGTGGTTATGAAGGGCTGACCAGAGAGTGGCCAAGAGACCCCACTTGGCTATTCCAATGGTGGTGGcatctgtctcctgaagttgAGAACCCTGGAAGGGGCCAAGGCTAATGCAGGGCTCTTGACACTGGCTGAGGTTCCCCGCCCCTTCCATCTGCTTCTCTGCAGCAGCACGAGTCTCTGGAGAAAGACAACCTCGCCCTGAGGAAGGAGATCCAGGCCCTTCAGGCCGAGCTGGCGTGGTGGAGCCAGACCCTGCACGTGCATGAGCGCCTGTGCCCCATGGACTGTGCCTCCTGCTCAGCTCCAGGGCTCCCGGGCTGCTGGGACCAGGCTGAGGGGCTCCTGGGCCCTGGCCCACAGGGACAACATGGCTGCCAGGAGCAGCTGGAGCTGTTCCAGACCCCGGACTCCTGTTCCCCAGCTCAGCCACTCTCTCCAGGTCCACAGCCTCATGATTCCCCCAGCCTCCTCCAGTCCCCTCTGCCCTCACTGTCCCTTGGCCCCACTGTGGTTGCTGAACCTCCTGTCCAACTGTCCCCCAGCCCTCTCCTGTTTGCCTCACACACTGGTTCCAGCCTGCAGGGGTCTTCCTCTAAGCTCAATGCCCTCCAGCCCAGCCTCACAGCCCAAACTGCCCCTCCACAGCCCCTCGAGCTGGAGCATCCCACCAGAGGGAAGCTGAAGTCCTCTCCCAACAACCCTTCTTCTGACCTGGGGCTTGCATGTCTGCAGAGCAGGGAGCACAAACCTGCTCTCTCAGCGGCTGCTTGGCAAGGGCTGGGTGTGGATCCCAGCCCTCACCCTCTCCTGGCCTTTCCTCTGCTCGCCTCTCTCAAGTCCACTTCTAACCTGGTCTCTGGAGCTGCGTTGGCCCCTTCTTCGGGCTCAGGAAGCAACCTTAGCACACGGGCCTCTCCTCCCTCGCTACTGGGTGCTGCCCTGCGTGGCTGACCAGCTGGCCCAGGATTTCACAGTGGAAAAGGAAGCCACCACTGATGCCTCCCACTGTGACAGGCCCTGTCACCATCAATATCTTATTTCAACCCCACAGTTGACCTGAGAAATCGAGATGATCACTCCACTTtttcagacaaggaaactgaggctcagggaagccaaGTGACAAGGCCAAGGTCATGAAGCCTTTCTTGGAGCTGGAAACACCACCCtctgctcctccttctcctgtCCTGGCCCAGGCATCCTAGGGGCTGAAATCCTGGAAACTGAGGGCTGATGTGAGAAGGTTTGTGTGCTGGGATCAGAGAAGGGCTCTCTGCACTCCTACGTGATTCCAGGGCCAGAGCCCTGCGGTCCCAGAAATCCTGACCAAGCTGGGGCAGGTCCAGAGTCCAAGCcctggtgggtagaggccaagTAGAAGCCCGGACTCTTGCTTCCCCTAGTAGTGTTTTCAGTGCCAAGAAGCTGAACCTGCAGGCTGGAGTTggggagaggcctggaacagGCCCATCTGGGATTTCTACAGCCTGGGTACTCATAGCCACACCAAGGCTTCTGGGAGATTCTGCAGGGTCAGCTCTCCAGGCTGTTCCCAAATAGCTCCCTGCCTCCCCACTGCCCCTAAAACCACAGTGGAAGAGCCATTCATCTCATAAACaaaaagcaagaggaaagaaTGAGGAAGGACCCTGTGCAAGGTTATTTTCAAGCAGTGATGGGCTTGCACCTGACAGCAGGGAGGCTATACCTTTCCTGGTAGCACCCGCCCCTGTGTGGCCCCTAGGCCCCCATTACCCTCAGACCCCGCCTAAGCAGTTCCCTCATTGCTCCTTGGCCTGGGCTAACAGCAGGAAGAGCAGGGCCCAGGACCCAGCGGGAGTTCAGTGATGGTGTCTGCTTCAAGAGGGTGTTTTGCACTCTGACTGCAGGACAAGCATTCTAAGGGGGATTGGGGAGAGAAACCCTGGCTCTTCACCCAGGTTTCACTCACATGTAAATGAAACACTATGTTAGTATTTAACACATTCCTGGATACTGAACACAAGTCTTGGAACATATGTGATGGAAATAAAGTGTTTTGCAATCTTTTCTGCTTTGCCTAGTTGCTTAAACCTCTGGTTGTAACCTATAGAGTCtttgaaagaagagagaataatagAGATGGGCAACCCCTCATGAACTGGCTAATCTCCCTCCCAtactacagatgaggaaactgaggctcagagatgagATGGACTTGCCCaggtgtattagtcagtgttctctagagaaatagaaccaatagagtgtgtgtgtgtggagagagacagagagatttgttctgttttttctgagatggagtttcattcttgtcacctgggctggagtgcaatggtgcaatctcagctcactgcaacctctgcctcctgggttcaagtgattctcccgcctcagcctcctgagtagctgggattacaggtgcccaccaccacgccggctaatttttgtatttttagtagaggtggtgtttcaccatgttggccaggttggtctcgaactcctgacctcaggtgatcggcccgccttggcctccagcctggctaacagagcaCTCTGACATGCCCAgcctctgatttttaaattcatttaaaaaatattcagcaCCTCTTTTCAAACACTATCCTAGGCATTTGGGATAAAGAAGAggacaaagcagacaaaaatgcTTATATTTAGTAGGGAAGTTGGGTCAAGAGGGGTAAGACAAGAAAAGAGGAATCAAGAAGGTCATGGTGGAGAAGGTACAATTTAAAATAGGGTGGtcgcccaggcacggtggctcacacctgtaatcccagcactttgggaggctgaggtgggaggatcacttgaggtcaggagttcgaaactagcctggccagcatggcaaaacaccgtctctactaaaaatacaaaaattagccaggcatggtggcaggcacctgtgatcccagttacgcaggaggctgaggcacaagaattgcttgaacctgggaggtggaggttgcagtgagctaagatcacaccactgcactccagcctcagtgacagagcaagactcagtctcaataaaataaaataaaataaaataaaataaaataaaataaaaaaggtggtCAAGGTCGGTTCAATAGGAAGAGGGTATTTGAAGCCAGGTGTAATGGCTTtaaatcccagcaccttgggaggctgaggtggtcagatcactagaggccaggagttcaagacaagcctggccaacatggcaaaacttaaACTTCTTCTCTACTataaatagatacacaaaaaaagaaaattagtgacTGGGCACggaggcttacgcctgtaatcccagcactttgggaggccgaggcgggcagatcacctgaggtcgggagttcgagaccagactggccaacatgaaaccccatctctactaaaaattccaaaaaaattgctgggcatggtggcgcatgcctgtaatcccagctacttgggaggctgaagcaggaggattgcttgagcccaggaggcggaggttgcggtgagccaagatcacgctattgcactccagcctgggtaacagagcaagactccatctcaaaaaaagaaaagaaaattagcagggcatggtggcacatgcctgtagtcccagctacttgggaagctgaggcacaagcatctctggaacccagaaggtggacgttgcagtgagcagagatcacgccactgcactccatcctgggtgacagagctagactccatctcaaaaaaaaaaaaaggagaacattTGAGCAAGGTCTTGAAGAAGGCAGTGAATTAGCCAGGTGGAGATGCgttctaggcagaggaaacagccagTGCTGAGGCCTGGGGGTAGGTGTGAGCCTGGAACATTTGAGACAGGAAGCTGGTGTGGCTGGAGGGAATGAAGGAGGGTCAGAGACGGTCAGTTGGTCAGGGATAAAGTCAGAGAGATAACCAAGGGCCAGATCATACAGACCACTGCAAGGGCATTGCCTTTTTTCCATGAATCAGGGAGCCTGACATTTACAAAAGATCAGATTGTTCAGGGGTGAGAGTGGAAGCAGTGAGGTGGTAAGAAAAGGTCagcccatctgacaagggattaataaccagaatatataaggaggtcaaacaactctataggaaaaaaatctaataatctttcttttaaaattttcttcctggccgggcgcggtggctcaagcctgtaatcccagcactttgggaggccgagacgggcggatcacgaggtcaggagttcgagaccatcctggctaacacggtgaaaccccgtctctactaaaaaatacaaataaaaaactagccgggcgaggtggcgggcgcctgtagtcccggctactcgggaggctgaggcaggagaatggcgtaaaaacccgggaggcagagcttgcagtgagctgagatccggccactgcactccagcctgggcgacacagcgagactccgtctcaaaaaaaaaaataaaataaaaaataaaataaaataaaataaaattttcttcctattttcctgAAAGAAacctaataatctgatttaaaaatgggcaaaaaggctgggcacagtggctcacgcctgtaatcccagacctttgggaggccgaggcgggcggatcacttgaagtcaggaattcgagaccagtctggccaacatggcgaaaccctgtctctaccaaaactacaaaaattagccaggtgtggtagcgggtgcctgtaatcccagcactttgagaggcatgtgtctgtaatcccagctacttgggaggctgaggcatgagaattgtgtgaacccaggaggcagaggttgcagtgagctcagatcatgc
Protein-coding sequences here:
- the BATF2 gene encoding basic leucine zipper transcriptional factor ATF-like 2 isoform X4; its protein translation is MDCASCSAPGLPGCWDQAEGLLGPGPQGQHGCQEQLELFQTPDSCSPAQPLSPGPQPHDSPSLLQSPLPSLSLGPTVVAEPPVQLSPSPLLFASHTGSSLQGSSSKLNALQPSLTAQTAPPQPLELEHPTRGKLKSSPNNPSSDLGLACLQSREHKPALSAAAWQGLGVDPSPHPLLAFPLLASLKSTSNLVSGAALAPSSGSGSNLSTRASPPSLLGAALRG
- the BATF2 gene encoding basic leucine zipper transcriptional factor ATF-like 2 isoform X1; the encoded protein is MHLCRGNGLLTGTDPEEQQRLLKKQKNRAAAQRSRQKHTDKADALHQVRTTLFLVSDSTYRPGHPFSTPPQHESLEKDNLALRKEIQALQAELAWWSQTLHVHERLCPMDCASCSAPGLPGCWDQAEGLLGPGPQGQHGCQEQLELFQTPDSCSPAQPLSPGPQPHDSPSLLQSPLPSLSLGPTVVAEPPVQLSPSPLLFASHTGSSLQGSSSKLNALQPSLTAQTAPPQPLELEHPTRGKLKSSPNNPSSDLGLACLQSREHKPALSAAAWQGLGVDPSPHPLLAFPLLASLKSTSNLVSGAALAPSSGSGSNLSTRASPPSLLGAALRG
- the BATF2 gene encoding basic leucine zipper transcriptional factor ATF-like 2 isoform X3 codes for the protein MHLCRGNGLLTGTQHESLEKDNLALRKEIQALQAELAWWSQTLHVHERLCPMDCASCSAPGLPGCWDQAEGLLGPGPQGQHGCQEQLELFQTPDSCSPAQPLSPGPQPHDSPSLLQSPLPSLSLGPTVVAEPPVQLSPSPLLFASHTGSSLQGSSSKLNALQPSLTAQTAPPQPLELEHPTRGKLKSSPNNPSSDLGLACLQSREHKPALSAAAWQGLGVDPSPHPLLAFPLLASLKSTSNLVSGAALAPSSGSGSNLSTRASPPSLLGAALRG
- the BATF2 gene encoding basic leucine zipper transcriptional factor ATF-like 2 isoform X6; this translates as MAPVGEGIGGLGGTWVGGPWRYQQHESLEKDNLALRKEIQALQAELAWWSQTLHVHERLCPMDCASCSAPGLPGCWDQAEGLLGPGPQGQHGCQEQLELFQTPDSCSPAQPLSPGPQPHDSPSLLQSPLPSLSLGPTVVAEPPVQLSPSPLLFASHTGSSLQGSSSKLNALQPSLTAQTAPPQPLELEHPTRGKLKSSPNNPSSDLGLACLQSREHKPALSAAAWQGLGVDPSPHPLLAFPLLASLKSTSNLVSGAALAPSSGSGSNLSTRASPPSLLGAALRG
- the BATF2 gene encoding basic leucine zipper transcriptional factor ATF-like 2 isoform X2; translation: MHLCRGNGLLTGTDPEEQQRLLKKQKNRAAAQRSRQKHTDKADALHQQHESLEKDNLALRKEIQALQAELAWWSQTLHVHERLCPMDCASCSAPGLPGCWDQAEGLLGPGPQGQHGCQEQLELFQTPDSCSPAQPLSPGPQPHDSPSLLQSPLPSLSLGPTVVAEPPVQLSPSPLLFASHTGSSLQGSSSKLNALQPSLTAQTAPPQPLELEHPTRGKLKSSPNNPSSDLGLACLQSREHKPALSAAAWQGLGVDPSPHPLLAFPLLASLKSTSNLVSGAALAPSSGSGSNLSTRASPPSLLGAALRG